A genomic segment from Bubalus bubalis isolate 160015118507 breed Murrah chromosome 5, NDDB_SH_1, whole genome shotgun sequence encodes:
- the ST14 gene encoding suppressor of tumorigenicity 14 protein isoform X2: protein MKSERARRGAGGSGDLGAGLKYTSRPENMNGCEEGVEFLPANNSRKVEKGGPRRWVVLVAVLAAFLALSLLAGLLAWHFQDRNVRVQKIFNGYLSVRNENFLDAYENSNSTEFANLAKKVKEALKFLYSGIPVLGPYYKTSTVTAFSEGSVIAYYWSEFDIPKHLVKEAEQAMAEKRMVTVPPRARSMTSFVMTSVVAFPSDPRIIQNTQDNSCSFALHAQGSEPIRFSTPGFPDSPYPSHARCHWTLRGDADSVLSLTFRSFDVATCDERGSDLVTVYDTLSPVEPRAVVQLCGTYPPSYNLTFLSSQNVLLITLVTSTERRHPGFEAVFFQLPRMSSCGGYLRAAQGTFNSPYYPGHYPPNINCTWHIEVPDNKNVKVRFKAFFLQEPSVPVGSCTKDYVEINGEKYCGERPQFVASSRSNKITVHFHSDQSYTDTGFLAEFLSFDARDPCPGSFMCNTGRCIRKELRCDGWADCTDYSDELDCKCNATYQFTCRDKFCKPLFWVCDSVKDCEDGSDEEGCSCPPSTFKCGNGRCLPQSQQCDGKDDCGDGSDEAKCQDGKAVTCTEHTYRCLNGLCVDKSNPQCDGNEDCTDGSDEKDCDCGRRSFTRQSRVVGGENSDQGEWPWQVSLHAQGHGHLCGASLISPSWMISAAHCFVDDRGFRYSEHSVWTAFLGLHDQSKRNAPGVQERGLQRIIKHPFFNDFTFDYDIALLQLDRPVEYSATIRPICLPAADYTFPTGKAIWVTGWGHTQEAGQGAMILQKGEIRVINQTTCEQLLPQQITPRMICVGYLSGGVDACQGDSGGPLSSPEEDGRMFQAGVVSWGEGCAQRNKPGVYTRLPVFRDWIKAQIGV, encoded by the exons ATGAAGAGCGAGCGGGCGCGCAGGGGCGCAGGCGGCTCCGGTGACCTCGGCGCTGGACTCAAGTACACCTCGCGGCCGGAG AATATGAATGGCTGTGAGGAAGGCGTGGAGTTCTTGCCCGCCAACAACAGCAGGAAGGTGGAGAAGGGCGGCCCGCGGCGGTGGGTGGTGCTGGTGGCCGTGCTGGCCGCCTTCCTGGCGCTGTCCCTCCTGGCAGGGCTCCTGGCGTGGCACTTCCAGG ACCGGAACGTGCGAGTCCAGAAGATCTTCAACGGCTACCTGAGTGTCAGGAATGAGAACTTCCTGGATGCCTATGAGAACTCCAACTCCACTGAGTTTGCAAACCTGGCCAAGAAGGTGAAGGAGGCG ctGAAGTTCTTATACAGCGGGATCCCGGTCCTGGGCCCCTACTACAAGACGTCGACTGTGACCGCCTTCAG CGAGGGCAGCGTCATTGCCTACTACTGGTCAGAGTTTGACATCCCCAAGCACCtggtgaaggaagctgagcaggCCATGGCGGAGAAGCGCATGGTCACAGTGCCGCCCCGAGCCCGTTCCATGACCTCCTTCGTGATGACCTCAGTGGTGGCCTTCC CCAGTGACCCCAGAATAATACAGAACACCCAAGACA ATAGCTGCAGCTTTGCCCTGCACGCCCAGGGCAGCGAGCCCATCCGCTTCAGCACACCCGGCTTCCCCGACAGCCCCTACCCATCTCACGCCCGCTGCCATTGGACACTGCGGGGGGACGCTGACTCCGTGCTGAGCCTCACCTTCCGCAGCTTCGATGTTGCCACCTGCGATGAACGTGGCAGTGACCTGGTCACGGTGTATGACACCCTGAGCCCCGTGGAACCCCGGGCCGTGGTGCA GCTGTGTGGGACCTACCCTCCCTCCTACAACCtgaccttcctctcctcccagaaCGTCCTGCTCATCACGCTGGTGACAAGCACCGAGCGCAGGCACCCCGGCTTCGAGGCTGTGTTCTTCCAGCTGCCCCGGATGAGCA GCTGTGGAGGCTACTTGCGGGCAGCCCAGGGGACATTTAACAGTCCCTACTATCCAGGCCACTACCCGCCCAACATCAACTGTACCTGGCACATCGAG GTGCCTGACAACAAAAACGTGAAGGTGCGCTTCAAAGCCTTCTTCCTGCAGGAGCCCAGCGTCCCCGTGGGCTCCTGCACCAAAGACTACGTGGAGATCAACGGGGAGAA GTACTGCGGAGAGAGGCCACAGTTTGTTGCCAGCAGCAGGAGCAACAAGATCACTGTCCACTTCCATTCGGACCAGTCCTACACCGACACCGGATTCCTGGCGGAGTTCCTGTCCTTCGATGCCCGTGACC CGTGCCCGGGCAGTTTCATGTGTAACACGGGGCGGTGTATCCGGAAGGAACTTCGCTGTGACGGCTGGGCCGACTGCACTGACTACAGCGATGAGCTCGACTGCA AGTGCAACGCCACCTACCAGTTCACGTGCAGGGACAAGTTCTGCAAGCCCCTGTTCTGGGTCTGTGACTCCGTGAAGGACTGTGAGGACGGCAGCGACGAGGAGGGCTGCA GCTGCCCGCCCAGTACCTTCAAGTGCGGCAACGGGAGGTGCCTCCCTCAGAGCCAGCAGTGTGACGGGAAGGACGACTGTGGCGACGGGTCCGATGAGGCCAAGTGCCAAGACG GGAAAGCCGTCACCTGCACCGAACACACCTACCGCTGCCTCAACGGGCTTTGTGTGGACAAGAGCAACCCCCAGTGTGACGGGAACGAGGACTGCACTGATGGATCGGATGAGAAGGACTGTG ACTGTGGGCGGCGGTCGTTCACCAGGCAGTCCCGGGTCGTCGGAGGTGAGAATTCAGACCAAGGCGAGTGGCCCTGGCAGGTGAGCCTCCACGCCCAGGGCCATGGCCACTTGTGCGGGGCCTCTCTCATCTCCCCCAGCTGGATGATATCCGCCGCACACTGCTTCGTCGACGACAGAGGATTCAG GTACTCGGAACACAGCGTGTGGACGGCCTTCCTGGGCCTGCATGACCAGAGCAAGCGCAATGCCCCGGGGGTTCAGGAGCGCGGGCTGCAGCGCATCATCAAGCACCCGTTCTTCAACGACTTCACCTTCGACTACGACATCGCGCTGCTGCAGCTGGACCGGCCGGTGGAGTACAGCGCCACCATCCGGCCCATCTGCCTGCCCGCGGCCGACTACACCTTCCCCACCGGCAAGGCCATCTGGGTCACCGGCTGGGGCCACACGCAGGAGGCAG GCCAGGGGGCTATGATCCTGCAGAAGGGCGAGATCCGGGTCATCAACCAGACGACTTGCGAGCAGCTGCTGCCCCAGCAGATAACCCCACGCATGATTTGCGTGGGCTACCTCAGCGGCGGCGTGGACGCCTGCCAG GGCGACTCCGGGGGCCCCCTGTCCAGCCCGGAGGAGGATGGGCGGATGTTTCAGGCCGGCGTGGTGAGCTGGGGAGAGGGCTGTGCCCAGAGGAACAAGCCCGGCGTGTACACGAGGCTCCCTGTGTTCCGGGACTGGATTAAAGCGCAGATCGGGGTATAG
- the ST14 gene encoding suppressor of tumorigenicity 14 protein isoform X3, producing the protein MGKLRNMNGCEEGVEFLPANNSRKVEKGGPRRWVVLVAVLAAFLALSLLAGLLAWHFQDRNVRVQKIFNGYLSVRNENFLDAYENSNSTEFANLAKKVKEALKFLYSGIPVLGPYYKTSTVTAFSEGSVIAYYWSEFDIPKHLVKEAEQAMAEKRMVTVPPRARSMTSFVMTSVVAFPSDPRIIQNTQDNSCSFALHAQGSEPIRFSTPGFPDSPYPSHARCHWTLRGDADSVLSLTFRSFDVATCDERGSDLVTVYDTLSPVEPRAVVQLCGTYPPSYNLTFLSSQNVLLITLVTSTERRHPGFEAVFFQLPRMSSCGGYLRAAQGTFNSPYYPGHYPPNINCTWHIEVPDNKNVKVRFKAFFLQEPSVPVGSCTKDYVEINGEKYCGERPQFVASSRSNKITVHFHSDQSYTDTGFLAEFLSFDARDPCPGSFMCNTGRCIRKELRCDGWADCTDYSDELDCKCNATYQFTCRDKFCKPLFWVCDSVKDCEDGSDEEGCSCPPSTFKCGNGRCLPQSQQCDGKDDCGDGSDEAKCQDGKAVTCTEHTYRCLNGLCVDKSNPQCDGNEDCTDGSDEKDCDCGRRSFTRQSRVVGGENSDQGEWPWQVSLHAQGHGHLCGASLISPSWMISAAHCFVDDRGFRYSEHSVWTAFLGLHDQSKRNAPGVQERGLQRIIKHPFFNDFTFDYDIALLQLDRPVEYSATIRPICLPAADYTFPTGKAIWVTGWGHTQEAGQGAMILQKGEIRVINQTTCEQLLPQQITPRMICVGYLSGGVDACQGDSGGPLSSPEEDGRMFQAGVVSWGEGCAQRNKPGVYTRLPVFRDWIKAQIGV; encoded by the exons ATGGGAAAACTGAgg AATATGAATGGCTGTGAGGAAGGCGTGGAGTTCTTGCCCGCCAACAACAGCAGGAAGGTGGAGAAGGGCGGCCCGCGGCGGTGGGTGGTGCTGGTGGCCGTGCTGGCCGCCTTCCTGGCGCTGTCCCTCCTGGCAGGGCTCCTGGCGTGGCACTTCCAGG ACCGGAACGTGCGAGTCCAGAAGATCTTCAACGGCTACCTGAGTGTCAGGAATGAGAACTTCCTGGATGCCTATGAGAACTCCAACTCCACTGAGTTTGCAAACCTGGCCAAGAAGGTGAAGGAGGCG ctGAAGTTCTTATACAGCGGGATCCCGGTCCTGGGCCCCTACTACAAGACGTCGACTGTGACCGCCTTCAG CGAGGGCAGCGTCATTGCCTACTACTGGTCAGAGTTTGACATCCCCAAGCACCtggtgaaggaagctgagcaggCCATGGCGGAGAAGCGCATGGTCACAGTGCCGCCCCGAGCCCGTTCCATGACCTCCTTCGTGATGACCTCAGTGGTGGCCTTCC CCAGTGACCCCAGAATAATACAGAACACCCAAGACA ATAGCTGCAGCTTTGCCCTGCACGCCCAGGGCAGCGAGCCCATCCGCTTCAGCACACCCGGCTTCCCCGACAGCCCCTACCCATCTCACGCCCGCTGCCATTGGACACTGCGGGGGGACGCTGACTCCGTGCTGAGCCTCACCTTCCGCAGCTTCGATGTTGCCACCTGCGATGAACGTGGCAGTGACCTGGTCACGGTGTATGACACCCTGAGCCCCGTGGAACCCCGGGCCGTGGTGCA GCTGTGTGGGACCTACCCTCCCTCCTACAACCtgaccttcctctcctcccagaaCGTCCTGCTCATCACGCTGGTGACAAGCACCGAGCGCAGGCACCCCGGCTTCGAGGCTGTGTTCTTCCAGCTGCCCCGGATGAGCA GCTGTGGAGGCTACTTGCGGGCAGCCCAGGGGACATTTAACAGTCCCTACTATCCAGGCCACTACCCGCCCAACATCAACTGTACCTGGCACATCGAG GTGCCTGACAACAAAAACGTGAAGGTGCGCTTCAAAGCCTTCTTCCTGCAGGAGCCCAGCGTCCCCGTGGGCTCCTGCACCAAAGACTACGTGGAGATCAACGGGGAGAA GTACTGCGGAGAGAGGCCACAGTTTGTTGCCAGCAGCAGGAGCAACAAGATCACTGTCCACTTCCATTCGGACCAGTCCTACACCGACACCGGATTCCTGGCGGAGTTCCTGTCCTTCGATGCCCGTGACC CGTGCCCGGGCAGTTTCATGTGTAACACGGGGCGGTGTATCCGGAAGGAACTTCGCTGTGACGGCTGGGCCGACTGCACTGACTACAGCGATGAGCTCGACTGCA AGTGCAACGCCACCTACCAGTTCACGTGCAGGGACAAGTTCTGCAAGCCCCTGTTCTGGGTCTGTGACTCCGTGAAGGACTGTGAGGACGGCAGCGACGAGGAGGGCTGCA GCTGCCCGCCCAGTACCTTCAAGTGCGGCAACGGGAGGTGCCTCCCTCAGAGCCAGCAGTGTGACGGGAAGGACGACTGTGGCGACGGGTCCGATGAGGCCAAGTGCCAAGACG GGAAAGCCGTCACCTGCACCGAACACACCTACCGCTGCCTCAACGGGCTTTGTGTGGACAAGAGCAACCCCCAGTGTGACGGGAACGAGGACTGCACTGATGGATCGGATGAGAAGGACTGTG ACTGTGGGCGGCGGTCGTTCACCAGGCAGTCCCGGGTCGTCGGAGGTGAGAATTCAGACCAAGGCGAGTGGCCCTGGCAGGTGAGCCTCCACGCCCAGGGCCATGGCCACTTGTGCGGGGCCTCTCTCATCTCCCCCAGCTGGATGATATCCGCCGCACACTGCTTCGTCGACGACAGAGGATTCAG GTACTCGGAACACAGCGTGTGGACGGCCTTCCTGGGCCTGCATGACCAGAGCAAGCGCAATGCCCCGGGGGTTCAGGAGCGCGGGCTGCAGCGCATCATCAAGCACCCGTTCTTCAACGACTTCACCTTCGACTACGACATCGCGCTGCTGCAGCTGGACCGGCCGGTGGAGTACAGCGCCACCATCCGGCCCATCTGCCTGCCCGCGGCCGACTACACCTTCCCCACCGGCAAGGCCATCTGGGTCACCGGCTGGGGCCACACGCAGGAGGCAG GCCAGGGGGCTATGATCCTGCAGAAGGGCGAGATCCGGGTCATCAACCAGACGACTTGCGAGCAGCTGCTGCCCCAGCAGATAACCCCACGCATGATTTGCGTGGGCTACCTCAGCGGCGGCGTGGACGCCTGCCAG GGCGACTCCGGGGGCCCCCTGTCCAGCCCGGAGGAGGATGGGCGGATGTTTCAGGCCGGCGTGGTGAGCTGGGGAGAGGGCTGTGCCCAGAGGAACAAGCCCGGCGTGTACACGAGGCTCCCTGTGTTCCGGGACTGGATTAAAGCGCAGATCGGGGTATAG
- the ST14 gene encoding suppressor of tumorigenicity 14 protein isoform X1 — protein sequence MSGSSVLSVPVIVRGRDCSDRRNMNGCEEGVEFLPANNSRKVEKGGPRRWVVLVAVLAAFLALSLLAGLLAWHFQDRNVRVQKIFNGYLSVRNENFLDAYENSNSTEFANLAKKVKEALKFLYSGIPVLGPYYKTSTVTAFSEGSVIAYYWSEFDIPKHLVKEAEQAMAEKRMVTVPPRARSMTSFVMTSVVAFPSDPRIIQNTQDNSCSFALHAQGSEPIRFSTPGFPDSPYPSHARCHWTLRGDADSVLSLTFRSFDVATCDERGSDLVTVYDTLSPVEPRAVVQLCGTYPPSYNLTFLSSQNVLLITLVTSTERRHPGFEAVFFQLPRMSSCGGYLRAAQGTFNSPYYPGHYPPNINCTWHIEVPDNKNVKVRFKAFFLQEPSVPVGSCTKDYVEINGEKYCGERPQFVASSRSNKITVHFHSDQSYTDTGFLAEFLSFDARDPCPGSFMCNTGRCIRKELRCDGWADCTDYSDELDCKCNATYQFTCRDKFCKPLFWVCDSVKDCEDGSDEEGCSCPPSTFKCGNGRCLPQSQQCDGKDDCGDGSDEAKCQDGKAVTCTEHTYRCLNGLCVDKSNPQCDGNEDCTDGSDEKDCDCGRRSFTRQSRVVGGENSDQGEWPWQVSLHAQGHGHLCGASLISPSWMISAAHCFVDDRGFRYSEHSVWTAFLGLHDQSKRNAPGVQERGLQRIIKHPFFNDFTFDYDIALLQLDRPVEYSATIRPICLPAADYTFPTGKAIWVTGWGHTQEAGQGAMILQKGEIRVINQTTCEQLLPQQITPRMICVGYLSGGVDACQGDSGGPLSSPEEDGRMFQAGVVSWGEGCAQRNKPGVYTRLPVFRDWIKAQIGV from the exons ATGAGCGGATCAAGTGTCCTCTCTGTGCCGGTCATTGTGCGGGGCCGGGACTGCAGTGACCGCAGA AATATGAATGGCTGTGAGGAAGGCGTGGAGTTCTTGCCCGCCAACAACAGCAGGAAGGTGGAGAAGGGCGGCCCGCGGCGGTGGGTGGTGCTGGTGGCCGTGCTGGCCGCCTTCCTGGCGCTGTCCCTCCTGGCAGGGCTCCTGGCGTGGCACTTCCAGG ACCGGAACGTGCGAGTCCAGAAGATCTTCAACGGCTACCTGAGTGTCAGGAATGAGAACTTCCTGGATGCCTATGAGAACTCCAACTCCACTGAGTTTGCAAACCTGGCCAAGAAGGTGAAGGAGGCG ctGAAGTTCTTATACAGCGGGATCCCGGTCCTGGGCCCCTACTACAAGACGTCGACTGTGACCGCCTTCAG CGAGGGCAGCGTCATTGCCTACTACTGGTCAGAGTTTGACATCCCCAAGCACCtggtgaaggaagctgagcaggCCATGGCGGAGAAGCGCATGGTCACAGTGCCGCCCCGAGCCCGTTCCATGACCTCCTTCGTGATGACCTCAGTGGTGGCCTTCC CCAGTGACCCCAGAATAATACAGAACACCCAAGACA ATAGCTGCAGCTTTGCCCTGCACGCCCAGGGCAGCGAGCCCATCCGCTTCAGCACACCCGGCTTCCCCGACAGCCCCTACCCATCTCACGCCCGCTGCCATTGGACACTGCGGGGGGACGCTGACTCCGTGCTGAGCCTCACCTTCCGCAGCTTCGATGTTGCCACCTGCGATGAACGTGGCAGTGACCTGGTCACGGTGTATGACACCCTGAGCCCCGTGGAACCCCGGGCCGTGGTGCA GCTGTGTGGGACCTACCCTCCCTCCTACAACCtgaccttcctctcctcccagaaCGTCCTGCTCATCACGCTGGTGACAAGCACCGAGCGCAGGCACCCCGGCTTCGAGGCTGTGTTCTTCCAGCTGCCCCGGATGAGCA GCTGTGGAGGCTACTTGCGGGCAGCCCAGGGGACATTTAACAGTCCCTACTATCCAGGCCACTACCCGCCCAACATCAACTGTACCTGGCACATCGAG GTGCCTGACAACAAAAACGTGAAGGTGCGCTTCAAAGCCTTCTTCCTGCAGGAGCCCAGCGTCCCCGTGGGCTCCTGCACCAAAGACTACGTGGAGATCAACGGGGAGAA GTACTGCGGAGAGAGGCCACAGTTTGTTGCCAGCAGCAGGAGCAACAAGATCACTGTCCACTTCCATTCGGACCAGTCCTACACCGACACCGGATTCCTGGCGGAGTTCCTGTCCTTCGATGCCCGTGACC CGTGCCCGGGCAGTTTCATGTGTAACACGGGGCGGTGTATCCGGAAGGAACTTCGCTGTGACGGCTGGGCCGACTGCACTGACTACAGCGATGAGCTCGACTGCA AGTGCAACGCCACCTACCAGTTCACGTGCAGGGACAAGTTCTGCAAGCCCCTGTTCTGGGTCTGTGACTCCGTGAAGGACTGTGAGGACGGCAGCGACGAGGAGGGCTGCA GCTGCCCGCCCAGTACCTTCAAGTGCGGCAACGGGAGGTGCCTCCCTCAGAGCCAGCAGTGTGACGGGAAGGACGACTGTGGCGACGGGTCCGATGAGGCCAAGTGCCAAGACG GGAAAGCCGTCACCTGCACCGAACACACCTACCGCTGCCTCAACGGGCTTTGTGTGGACAAGAGCAACCCCCAGTGTGACGGGAACGAGGACTGCACTGATGGATCGGATGAGAAGGACTGTG ACTGTGGGCGGCGGTCGTTCACCAGGCAGTCCCGGGTCGTCGGAGGTGAGAATTCAGACCAAGGCGAGTGGCCCTGGCAGGTGAGCCTCCACGCCCAGGGCCATGGCCACTTGTGCGGGGCCTCTCTCATCTCCCCCAGCTGGATGATATCCGCCGCACACTGCTTCGTCGACGACAGAGGATTCAG GTACTCGGAACACAGCGTGTGGACGGCCTTCCTGGGCCTGCATGACCAGAGCAAGCGCAATGCCCCGGGGGTTCAGGAGCGCGGGCTGCAGCGCATCATCAAGCACCCGTTCTTCAACGACTTCACCTTCGACTACGACATCGCGCTGCTGCAGCTGGACCGGCCGGTGGAGTACAGCGCCACCATCCGGCCCATCTGCCTGCCCGCGGCCGACTACACCTTCCCCACCGGCAAGGCCATCTGGGTCACCGGCTGGGGCCACACGCAGGAGGCAG GCCAGGGGGCTATGATCCTGCAGAAGGGCGAGATCCGGGTCATCAACCAGACGACTTGCGAGCAGCTGCTGCCCCAGCAGATAACCCCACGCATGATTTGCGTGGGCTACCTCAGCGGCGGCGTGGACGCCTGCCAG GGCGACTCCGGGGGCCCCCTGTCCAGCCCGGAGGAGGATGGGCGGATGTTTCAGGCCGGCGTGGTGAGCTGGGGAGAGGGCTGTGCCCAGAGGAACAAGCCCGGCGTGTACACGAGGCTCCCTGTGTTCCGGGACTGGATTAAAGCGCAGATCGGGGTATAG